tcaaaattcttattcGAGAAATCTTAGTGGTCAACCAGAACTTAATTTCGATTTGAGCTTATAAATTTTAGGTGAAATGGTGTTTTTAGAACACGATTTCAGATGCACTACCAAACAGGAAACGATTGAAATGGTGTTTTTAGAACACGATTTCAGATGCACTACCAAACAGGAAACGATAATTGAAatcaagttttcttttttggggtTTGAACACTAAACACCAACACCCCACAAAGTCGTAACCCCCCAGACACCTCTGTTTCCATCTGCTAACCCCAAAGGTTCCACCACCTCCCAAGTTTCAAATTACACCTCTTTAGCCACGAAAGGTATGTTAACTATCCCTCCAAAACCTTAGCAGAGATAAGAGAGGAAGACTCTGATCAGTATACACTATAAGAGGGAGATGAAAAAGTGAGAGTAAAGGAAGAATCTATTCTAAGCCCCCTTCGAGAATTaccacatacatacatacatatatatattcatcatcTACAGACAAGGCTAAGAATCTTCTTCcttctgttttctttcttcacCTTTGGAATCTTGAGCCTATGGCATGCCTGAAGGAAAAGCATTGCATCATCCACAGCATCGTTTATGGTGTCGTTTCCGTTGACGTTACCTTTTTTGGGATTACAAATTAGTGCGGCGTACTCAATTCCCTTCTATAAATGGACTCTTCGTTCATTGTTAATATGCCCACCAAACACAAACCATGGCGCTCTCTCCTTTCTGGCTTTCGTTTTTTCTTGTCTTCTCTATCGCAACTGTGAATGGTACGTATCATTCTGTGTCAGCTTTCAGCTTTATGGTGAATACTATGACTTGTTTGAATTGCGTAGTATGACCACTGAGCTACAGGCTGAATTCTCTAAAAACATTTCCCCTGAGCATAGGTAAAACTCTATAATTTGATTAGGTCTGCTATGGTTAATTAGCTCAATGAAGAGCATTTGACATGTTTAAATTgtcattgattttttattttttttaataaaaaaatagggtTCTTTATGCCCATCAATGTGACAATGATTATTATTATCTAGCCTTaagttaaattttgaaaaacaatcatataaatttacttttttttgggCATGCGGGATTAATTAGGGGATTCGAACCCCACATGTCGTAAAAATCCCATATTTGAGACtgttataaatttaaaacaaaaaaaatctagacTTTCTTCTCTTATCATGGCGATCAATCATTGGCTAATGGCACTCTGTATGTATCTTCTGTTTAGCAGCTTTGACAGCACAAGCATTCACGGGGACGTATGGAATAAACTATGGCAGAGTAGCAGACAATTTACCTTCACCGAAAAGTGCGGTGACACTTCTCAAagctgcaaagattaaaaacaTAAGAATCTATGACGTTAATCATGAAGTCCTCACGGCCTTCAATGGATCTGGTATAGAGATAGTGGTTGGACTCGGCGACGATTTTCTGACAGAGATGAGTGTAAACGAGGATCGTGCAATGAGTTGGATAAAAGAAAATGTGCAGCCTTTCCTTCCTGGTACTTCTATACGTGGAATTGCAGTCGGGAATGAGATCTTAGCGAGTAAAGATCGGCAAGATCTCTGGGAGGTGTTGCTGCCTGCAGCAAAAAATGTTTACAATGCCCTTGATAGGTTGGACTTGACCAAGGTTGTTCAAGTACAAAGCCCACATTCGCAGGGCGTGTTTGCTAATTCCTTCCCTCCATCTTCGTGTACTTTCAAGGAAGATACTGTTCCATACATGAAGCCACTTTTGCAATTCTTCTCGCAGATTGGTTCTCCATTTTTCATAAATGCGTATCCATTCTTAGCATATATGAGTGATCCTGAGCATATTGACCTCAAATATGCTCTCTTCCAATCAAATCGTGGAATTTATGATGCAAAGACTAAGTTACATTATGATAACATGTTCGATGCCCAGATTGATGCGGCTTATGCTGCTTTAGAAAAAGCTGGGTTTGGCAACATGGAGGTCATAGTTTCTGAAACTGGTTGGCCTTCTCGTGGAGATGAGAGTGAAGCAGGTGCCTCAGTGAAAAATGCAAGAACTTACAACAATAATTTGCGCAAACGGCTAGCCAAAAAGAAGGGGACCCCATATAGGCCAAAGATTCCGGTGAAGGCTTATGTTTTTG
This genomic interval from Carya illinoinensis cultivar Pawnee chromosome 2, C.illinoinensisPawnee_v1, whole genome shotgun sequence contains the following:
- the LOC122301128 gene encoding glucan endo-1,3-beta-glucosidase 14-like isoform X1; the encoded protein is MALSPFWLSFFLVFSIATVNAALTAQAFTGTYGINYGRVADNLPSPKSAVTLLKAAKIKNIRIYDVNHEVLTAFNGSGIEIVVGLGDDFLTEMSVNEDRAMSWIKENVQPFLPGTSIRGIAVGNEILASKDRQDLWEVLLPAAKNVYNALDRLDLTKVVQVQSPHSQGVFANSFPPSSCTFKEDTVPYMKPLLQFFSQIGSPFFINAYPFLAYMSDPEHIDLKYALFQSNRGIYDAKTKLHYDNMFDAQIDAAYAALEKAGFGNMEVIVSETGWPSRGDESEAGASVKNARTYNNNLRKRLAKKKGTPYRPKIPVKAYVFALFNENLKPGGTSERNFGLFKADGSIAYDIGFTGLKPSSAASPLLSFKETGSSYTLVFASCAAILLLIF
- the LOC122301128 gene encoding glucan endo-1,3-beta-glucosidase 14-like isoform X2 translates to MALSPFWLSFFLVFSIATVNALTAQAFTGTYGINYGRVADNLPSPKSAVTLLKAAKIKNIRIYDVNHEVLTAFNGSGIEIVVGLGDDFLTEMSVNEDRAMSWIKENVQPFLPGTSIRGIAVGNEILASKDRQDLWEVLLPAAKNVYNALDRLDLTKVVQVQSPHSQGVFANSFPPSSCTFKEDTVPYMKPLLQFFSQIGSPFFINAYPFLAYMSDPEHIDLKYALFQSNRGIYDAKTKLHYDNMFDAQIDAAYAALEKAGFGNMEVIVSETGWPSRGDESEAGASVKNARTYNNNLRKRLAKKKGTPYRPKIPVKAYVFALFNENLKPGGTSERNFGLFKADGSIAYDIGFTGLKPSSAASPLLSFKETGSSYTLVFASCAAILLLIF